A stretch of DNA from Drosophila willistoni isolate 14030-0811.24 unplaced genomic scaffold, UCI_dwil_1.1 Seg110.1, whole genome shotgun sequence:
AACAATGAGGTTTTCAGACTAATTCCCCGAGAAAACTCTAGAATTCGTCTGTGGTTGTGGAGGTGCCTTGAGTAAAACTTGcagctcaaaagaaaaaaaaaaaaaagtaaaaaaagaaaggatggcagcatttaaaagacccgcgaatgcactgcttgattgcagaaagaaagttcaccacagtggtacatttctttttcccattatgccaatagcggataatgtcactttgacaattgacttcgggtctaaacgaagatcaaagctaggcatagagcataggcgaactatcttgataaattcttttcaaattggcaaccgAGCGGAACAGTTCTTTGCAGGaagtgagaaaaaaattaatatttcatttttttttgtggttaaaataacccaagtaaattttaaatccgaataaatacaagccatcCTTCATGGGCTTAAATCGGaaataataaagaaaccattgatgttggtgttctctatttcaagatatacttcttgagtaagtgctaatttttctttgaatcattaaaatttggtaatttttgcaaataaaattttgcacgCAGATTTTCAAAGTCTCGGTATGTTCGTTCatgatggaaaagaaaaaggaaattaaaatgtattgctttgattaagcagaaggtaattatacagctctaaagaaaagaaaaaaaaaacgcattaacGACATTCACATTTTATCATGTATgtgtaaataattttttttgttagacaaacGTAAAGCCCAAATTTTGGTGTCAATGATTTCCAAAGCCAGAAGTCCAAGACATTTATGTTGGATAGTGCAAGCAGCgaagaagttattcaccaaagagACGAAACAATTACATTGGCGACCATCTGATCAGTCAGATTTTGATACGACACGCGGCAAGcggtgaaaagtgaaaacagcGAAAACACGCAGCCCAAAGAATAAATAGTATCCGagttaaaaagtgaaaatcaagtaaaaaagaatttaagcCAGAAAGCCATAgggaaaacgaaaatttttaacttcttcttttgtttaaacctAGGTAATATACTAGAATCGAAAGCTAGAATAAGTTGGTGTACAAGTAATAATTGgtaagaggaaaaaaaaaaaaaaaagcaaaaggagtgaagcaagtggaaaaaaagtatacaaagaagaaaacgcaaagcaacatttcgagccacattgtgcaaaaccaaaattgttttttttaagtcgCGAGGtaactaaaaatgaaaaaaaaggagtaaaaacaaaaatatggaaaaatgaaatctaatgcaaaattgaaaggtcaaaaaaaaatctataacagaggaagaaaaagtgaaaatataaaagaaaaaaaaaaaatgtttaaaaaaacaagcatgagcaattgctttacttggtaacaaaaaatgtgaacataattaatacaaaaaaaattaaattaaatctatagcctctacagcaattcctcgaaggccttcgtcggacgctacaagggtgagttttttttactacatttttttgttaccaaaaTATAAAGCGAAGTCGGAGACGTTAAGCAAGAGTATTCAATGCAGAgacaaaagcgaaaacaattgACGTTGCTTATCTCCACTCCGTTTGCCCCTCTTTTGGTGggtttcaaataaaatcatgcgtaaagaaaagaaaaaaaaaaagaaaatgaactgaaaagtgaaaagtatcaaaagagaaaaaggcaagagtgaataaatatgcataattgttttattgaaacattttgtatgtgaagagttgaaaaaaattgaacgGTTAATTTTTATACGCTGCATATGTAAGCGttgcgttttgcttttgcataGTGGGTcgaagtttaaaaaaaaaaatagcaatataaaaatatatcggctatgccgaagtttatatacccttgcagtatacttggcaataatatttttcctttttgaaatttctttccctgcaactcaattcatcaatacacaaacaaaatattatttctctttttaccacaagtttttcttcttccatcattttctaagcaaagcacggcacgcatacacatacagttcatgtagcgttgcgtctgtgtgtgtatgcgtgtgctctgttgatttgatgatggcagtagtaggcagcaagcagcgctgccggcagcgtttgaaccgatttatattgactgtaacttgtgttctatttatcggatcagattcaaattttgggatctgagattttatatctattactatcatattggtaaatttcatggggatactccaatttttgcaaaaatgtttcttctagagctatatgacatagtggtccgatcccaaagattttcatactttatctcacccgggtaaaaaaagctcccaaaaaaaatttcatcccgatagctcttaagatggctgagtaaaacgcgtacgcaccgacggacagacggacagacggacagacggacatggctatatcgacttagcttctcatgctgatcaagaatatatatactttatggggtcggaaacgtctccttctgtgcgttacaaacatctgaccaattttataataccctctgcaagggtataaaaagagaagttaatgttcatgaaattatgccgagtatttagaatatttttttttgatattgatttaattatctttgaatataaatcgatatgcgttaaagtttcgagctatatattttttttagtaattacaaattaatttgttgatcatttatgaagttgtaaattttcttatatatatattatggaatggttttggttttttttaatgtgagttaactttgttctcagaATACTACATGAAACATTAGATTctaagaaatgaatgattgtgagaatacattaatttaagtgaataataatgatttttataatgaggtaattttctgaactttctttttgggcaatctaaTGTGAATAAGGATGTTTGTTCTGGGATTTTCCCCTAGcgctgaaaggaaaatcatggtagggtgggtagagagCGCGGCTGTAAATGCACCTATACAGCCAACACTAGgactattttcttctattcttttcgagtttcagcacagggactttatttaaagttgctgacgtgggtgaaacacattcatcaaagaaccacCCCAGCCGATTGTCTTGCTAGCCGCATTAAGAGTCCCGCAGATGAATCGTGTTAACACCAAGATAGGCCTCACAGAATAACGTATAGTTGATGACTGCAATGGTTGGTAAGCCTTTGTGGTGTCGTGGTTATAGATATTTAGTTACAGAAATTTTTGCCGCCCAACCATGGGGCACATTCTAATtagatacaataatttttgctgCCCATCGGCTACGTTAAGGCTTTGTACGTTACAAGATATACCACAGAACCAATGTTGAACAAGTGGCGATGAGACTGGAACGTCTCCACAATAATTTTCATAATAGATGTTTATATTCAACGTATCCTCATATAAATATCCTAGCATAATTTCCAGTTCTAGTCGTTAGTTCTATCTAAATGTATTTTCAAGATGTCATTAATGTCTAGCGACTTGTTACATATTTAAGTAGAAAATGCCAAGCAGCTGAACTCTTAACCCTTAGAATATTACTCTCACACATTAAATGTACATATCAATATTAgtgaataaatgaatgaatgaatgaatcaGTCTATAGAATGCTTTATGTTAGTTAGTTGGTTAGAGGGGAGCATTCAATTACTTTAGAAATGTTTAAATCTTAATTTAAATGATAAACCTGCATCTAGAAGAAAGCATTTCCTAtcataaaaagtaaatatattcttGAACAACACCAAGAAGactttatataaaaatgttcGTCTGTCTGTTCGTAGTCTTAGCTAAAGAGGTTTCTGTAGATTTCCATATAGAATTGGTCTGCTTTAAACCTACAAAAATGTTAGTCTagattttcaaaataaaatacatataactTTATAACTTAAAGGAGAAGTTTTCGATATGCATCGATATAatcaaatattgaaaatggACAAACTAATATCATGAATGTCACAAGTTCTAGGCTAggcaaaaaagagaaaatcaaaattaatcgGTTTACTGTTAAAAAGAATGACAACTAAAGAACTTCAATGTGGAACATTAAAACTTCCAACTATTTTGAGTGCATGTTAACCTAAAGCGTTTAGTGCTTAATGGGAAAATAGGTAAAACGTGCCGGGAAtaagtgaaaatatttaaataaaaccgGTAGCAACATAAAATGCCGGTTGTGATGGGGAGTGTGAGGCTGACTGACAGTGGCGATGACTGCGGCATTAGCAATGTGTGGAAAAAGGTCAGCAGGCCAACACTTATACCGATTAGTTTGAATGGGATGGGATGGATTGGGATGGGTTGCCATTCCATTGGTTTTGTTGATATTCGAATGCAGTACAAATTATATTGGTTTCTGCTGTGTTTTGGTGCCTCTACAAATAGAAATGACAGTTTTACCACTTAATGCATAAGTTCAATGCACCTCCGTGTGTGAGTGTCATACtcatgcatatacatatacatatacatacatatatggtatATGTAAGTGCAGCCCTGCTTTTGGCTGTCAATTAACTGAAAATGTCAGGGGCTGACTTCAAAGCATTAATCATAATTAGTTATGCcacacaacagcaacaacgacgGCAACAAGAAATTGGTTATTGATACGTAAACAATTAGAGCTGATTTGAAAAATGCCCGAGATGGAGAGTGGATTAGAGCCTTTGAGTTTttgagttggagttggagttcaAGTGGCAACATGCTTGTGCTGgctgtttttttgttgaaagTTTTGTTACAACAGTTAGCCAAATGTATGGCTTAGTTTTGTATgcctttttgtattttgttgttgccacatACTACATGcacgatatatgtatgtatgtaacgCAAATGAATTAACAAAGtcaaagcaaaaataaaagcagCAATCATGGTGCACATAACACTTAAACGTCAGACCGCAAAAGACAATTGGACTAGGGCAACCTAtgtggcgtatgcgtaatgtgTGGGAGGGTAACATTTTACCATTGCCATTGTTAAGCCCTTTTTGAGAAGTTATCTAATCCAATTAGGAACTGTCGCAGCATTAAATTTTAAGCTAAACATTACGTCAGCAGTATATAGAAAGGAACATACACACAATggcacactcgcacacacacacacactctcatcATTTTCAGTTGTTTTCGATTAAGTTTTTGAGAGGCAACTGACAAAAATTCGTTATAAAATTGCATTGGATTAGACGGCAAGAGCAAGAGCAACAAAGcaaacattttaaacaattataAAACTTGTTTTACGCTTGACAAAACTACAAACAACAGCTCCAGCAAAAGTGCAGCCAATCGATTCGCCATCAAATGCGGCGTGGCTGTCAATTGCAGTGCCAATGCTGCCTCCTCTCCATCAACCACTTTTCGCTAGATTTGTACCCCTCTGCGATGGTTAAACTACTGCACTTTCCATTACCATTTCACTCTAAAAAGCACTTTTGTCATCCATTGCTCACTTTGAGTAGCCAAAAATCTGTGGATAGACACGTCTAACTGAATAGTTATTCAAACGAAATGTGAATGCTGTTGAGTTGGGCATTTCATCAGAAtttatttaatcaaaaatataGGAATGACTTCTAAGAGTGCTTTGACTATTAGTTTCCCATatttgtaattaattgaatttagtTTCATTTTACTTGGCAATCATGTCACAAGAATCAGTATCTTTTGATAAACTAATTGCTATTATTGGCGATGAGGTAAAGTTCTGAAATCAAAAATTAGCCAACTTGTAAAGTCTTACTCTATTTTTAGGATACTTGTGTTGGCTTCCTGCTTGGCGGCATTGGAGAAGCAAACAAGAGTATGGAGTCCAACTTTATGGTTGTTGAAAGAGGCAAGTATGAGATGATGGATATCAATCCAGCTAAATGCTAGAATTTTATATTCTTGTTCTCTCAGATACTACAGCCGAGGAGATTGAAGCTTGCTTTAAGCGTTTTTTTGGCCGTTCGGATATTGGCATTATATTGATTAATCAAATATATGCGGATATGATACGTAAAACTATCGATGCCCATACAATGGCCATACCAACTGTATTGGAAATACCATCAAAACAACATCCTTATGATCCTAGCAAGGAttccattttaaaattagtaAATGAAAGTGTATCTATGCGATTAACTAAGTGCTTGTGTTATTTGATTCTGTACTTGCCTAGGGCATCTTTAACTCACCTGCCAGGAAAAAGTAAGGCATTAACTTTTCgtaaatgtaaattaaaaatttatatgaatTTTTGTGGGATTTGTGTATAGTTTACTATACAAAATAACTCATGCAACTTTTCAACTTTGGCGTTTTAaggaaattgccaaaaaaaaaaaataaaataaaatacaaaaataagaaacgaaagaaactaacagaagaaaaggaaaataatacaaaaaaaagagcaagGAACATGCTGAAAAGAGGAAATTCAGAAAGCGTTACGCTtgcaacaaaattgaaaacagCAACCGCAAcccca
This window harbors:
- the LOC26530247 gene encoding V-type proton ATPase subunit F; protein product: MSQESVSFDKLIAIIGDEDTCVGFLLGGIGEANKSMESNFMVVERDTTAEEIEACFKRFFGRSDIGIILINQIYADMIRKTIDAHTMAIPTVLEIPSKQHPYDPSKDSILKLVNESVSMRLTKCLCYLILYLPRASLTHLPGKSKALTFRKCKLKIYMNFCGICV